Sequence from the Vicinamibacteria bacterium genome:
GGTGCTGATCCTGGGTCTCGGCATCGGGGCGAACAGTGCGCTCTTCAGCGTCGTCGATAATATTTTCCTGAAGGCGCTCCCGTTTCACGACGCCGATCGGGTCGTCCGCATCCGGAATTACTCGCTCGGTCCCTCTGGGGAAGAGCGCCGTTTCAACGTCTCACCTCGGTACTTCTACGCCATCCGTGAAGACGGCGAAGCATTCGAGGAAGTCGCGGCGAGCCTCGTGCAAAGCATGAGCTTGACGGGAGGGAGCGAGGCGGAGCGCGTCCGAGCGGTCTCGGTGTCGGAGAACTGGGCGCCGATGCTCGGGATTCGCCCGGTTCTCGGCCGTTACTTCAGCTCCGAGGAGGAGCGGCTGGGGAGGGAGAGCCGCGTCGTCATCCTGTCGCACGGTCTCTGGATGCGCCATCTCGGCGGGCGAGGCGACGTCCTTTCCCAGAGCATCGTCCTTGGCGGCGAGAGCTACTCGATCATCGGCGTCATGCCGCGTCCGATTCGGTTCCCCTATGACGCCGACCTGTGGCTTCCCGGCCGGTTCGATCGAAACGACGCGCGCTCCCATTCCTACAACATCCTGGCGCGGCTCGAGCCGGGGGTGAGCATCGAGCGCGCCCAGGCGGACCTCGACCGCATCGCCCGGAGCATCGCGGAAGAGCTCCAGGGTGCGGAGAGCATCGGCCTCAGCGTCGTTACCGCGCGGGACAACTTCGTCCAGGACGACGGGGAGGACCGTGTCGCCCTCGCGCTCCTCGCGACCGTCGCGTTCCTCCTCCTCATCTGCTGCGTGAACGTGGCCAACTTGATGGTGGCCCGCTTCTCCGTGCGACAGCGAGAGATCAGCATTCGTTCCGCCCTCGGTGCAAGAGGTGGGCGCCAGCTCCGGCAGTTCCTCACCGAGACGCTCGTTCTCTTCGTGCTTGGCGGCGCGTCAGGGCTCCTCCTCACCTGGTGGGTCCGGGACTATCTGGTCGTCCTCATTCCGTCCGTCCTGAGCGAGCAGCTCGACCTCGGTCGGATCGAGATCTCGGGATCGGTCGCCGCGTTCACCCTCGCCGTGTCGGTAGTGACCGGGCTCCTCTTCGGCTCGCTCGCCGCCCTGCGCGTGGTGAGGCCCGACGTCGCCTCGGGCCTGAGGGCCGGAGGGCGCGCCCTCATGGGCGGGCGGGGACGAATGCAGCGCGCGCTCGTCGCCGCCGAGATCGCCCTCGCGCTCGTGCTTCTCGCGGGAGCGGGCCTCATGATCGAGAATTTCCGCACGCTGAACTCTCGGGATCTAGGGTTCGAGGCGGAAAGACTCCTCACCTTTAGGCTCGATCTCAGCGGCTATGCGGAAGCGCGCTCCCGCGCCAGCGTGATGGCCCAGATTCTGCGACGAACGTCGAGCGTTCCCGGTGTCGCCTCGGTCGGGACCACGAGCGACAATCCGATCTGCTGCGGCGACTGGGGAGCGATCCTCGAGATCGAAGGTCTCGAACGGAGTCCCGAGGCGCCACCCATCACCGCGTTTCATCGCTACGTCACGCCCGCCTTCTTCGAGGCGATGGGGATTCCGCTGCTGCGCGGGCGCCTGTTCACCACCGAGGACGACGACCGCGCGGTGCCGTCGGTCGTGATCGACGAGAGGATGGCGGAGCACTTCTGGCCGGGCGAGGATCCCATCGGGAAACGAGTGCGGAACGTCCGCGCCGTCGAGGGCCAGTGGCGCGAGGTGGTGGGAGTGGTCGGCGCCGTTCACGACATGGGTGATTATCAGGACACCTGGTACCTTCCTTTCTACAGCGAGCCTTCGGCGCGCTCCACCGAGAACGTACACGTCATGGTGCGGTTGTCGGCGGATCCCTCCGCCGTCGTCCCCGGGCTTCGCGAGGCGGTGAGAGAGGTCGACCCGAACCTTCCCATTTTCGAGATGGAGATGATGGACGAGCTCTACCGGAGGGCGATATTCCAGGACCGTCTCGGTGCGGTCGTCGCCGGGCTCTTCGGCGGTTTCGGGCTCCTGCTCGCCGCCTACGGGTTGTACGGCGTCACCTCGTTTCTCGTGAGTCAGCGAGACGACGAGATCGGCCTGCGCATCGCCCTCGGGGCGCAGCAGAGAAACGTAGTGAGCATGGTGCTTTTTCAGTCGCTCGGCTCGGTGATCCTGGGGGCCGCCATCGGGCTCGTAGGCGCTGTTGCTCTCAGCCGGCTTCTCGCGAGCCTGGTGGCTGGGCTTGGCCCGCTCGATCTTTTGCTCCTCCTCGAGATCACGGCCACGCTCGTCGTCGTCGCCGTCGCCGCGAGCTTCGTACCCGCCCGACGGGCGGCGCGTATCGACCCCGTTCGGACGTTTCGGATGTCCTGAGCGCTTCAGCCGACCGTCGCCGACTCACCCTCCTTGTCGACTTCGGAAAGCCTCCAGCCCTTCCAGATGTAATAGATGACCGGATACACCGTCAGCTCGAGCACCACCGAGGTGACGACGCCGCCGACCATGGGGGTTGCGATGCGTTTCATCACGTCGGCGCCGCTGCCATGACTCCACAAGATGGGTAGTAGCCCGGCCACGATGACACTCGCCGTCATCACTTTCGGGCGTACCCGCTTTACCGCTCCGTGGTAGATCGCATCGACGAGGTGGCGACGATTTGTCATTCGGCCCGTCCGCGTCGCTTCGCCGTAGGCCGCGTCGAGGTAGAGGAGCATGACGACTCCGGTCTCGGCATCCAGGCCGGCGAGCGCGATCATCCCCACCCATACGGCGATGCTGAGGTTGTAGTCGAGAAGATACAGGAGCCAGAACGCTCCGATGAGAGAGAACGGCACCGCGAGAAGAACGATGAACGTCTTCGCGAACGAGCGTGTATTCAAGAAAATGATGACGAAAACTATGAGGAGCGTGAGCGGTACGACGACCATCAGGCGTTCTCGGGCCCGCAGCATGTACTCGTATTGGCCGCTCCAGCCGATGCTGTAACCCCCGGGAAGCTCGATGTTCTCGGCCACGGCTCGCTGGGCCCGCTCGACGTAGGTGCCGACGTCGATACCGGTAATGTCCACGTAGATCCACGCGTTGGGGCGGGAGTTCTCGCTCTTGATAGCGGGCGGTCCTTTTTCGAAACGCATGTCGGCCAGGTGCCCGAGGGGGATGTGCTGTCCCATCGGAGTGGGCACGAGAACCTCCCGAAGCATCGGTAAGCTATGGCGGAGCTCCCGGGCATAGCGAAGGTTCACCGGATACCTCTCCAGACCCTCGACCGTCGTCGTGAGATTCATCCCACCGATCGCGGACTGGATGACGTCCTGCACGTCTCCCACGGTCAAGCCATAGCGCGCGATCTCCTCGCGCTTGATGTCGAACTTGAGATAGTTGCCGCCCAGGGCCCGCTCGGAATAGACCGAAAGTGTCCCCGGCACGCGGCGGATGACCGCCTCTACGTTCCTCCCGATCTCCTGGAGAGTCAGCAGGTCGGCTCCGGCGATCTTGATCCC
This genomic interval carries:
- a CDS encoding ABC transporter permease, which produces VLILGLGIGANSALFSVVDNIFLKALPFHDADRVVRIRNYSLGPSGEERRFNVSPRYFYAIREDGEAFEEVAASLVQSMSLTGGSEAERVRAVSVSENWAPMLGIRPVLGRYFSSEEERLGRESRVVILSHGLWMRHLGGRGDVLSQSIVLGGESYSIIGVMPRPIRFPYDADLWLPGRFDRNDARSHSYNILARLEPGVSIERAQADLDRIARSIAEELQGAESIGLSVVTARDNFVQDDGEDRVALALLATVAFLLLICCVNVANLMVARFSVRQREISIRSALGARGGRQLRQFLTETLVLFVLGGASGLLLTWWVRDYLVVLIPSVLSEQLDLGRIEISGSVAAFTLAVSVVTGLLFGSLAALRVVRPDVASGLRAGGRALMGGRGRMQRALVAAEIALALVLLAGAGLMIENFRTLNSRDLGFEAERLLTFRLDLSGYAEARSRASVMAQILRRTSSVPGVASVGTTSDNPICCGDWGAILEIEGLERSPEAPPITAFHRYVTPAFFEAMGIPLLRGRLFTTEDDDRAVPSVVIDERMAEHFWPGEDPIGKRVRNVRAVEGQWREVVGVVGAVHDMGDYQDTWYLPFYSEPSARSTENVHVMVRLSADPSAVVPGLREAVREVDPNLPIFEMEMMDELYRRAIFQDRLGAVVAGLFGGFGLLLAAYGLYGVTSFLVSQRDDEIGLRIALGAQQRNVVSMVLFQSLGSVILGAAIGLVGAVALSRLLASLVAGLGPLDLLLLLEITATLVVVAVAASFVPARRAARIDPVRTFRMS